One window of Eubacterium sp. 1001713B170207_170306_E7 genomic DNA carries:
- a CDS encoding 4Fe-4S dicluster domain-containing protein — protein sequence MKRVYVNEEWCLGCHLCEYQCAFANSGEEDMFKAFNRKEKPLPRIRVEDGVENGEEIHFAVSCRHCKTPYCVKGCITGALSIGEDGVIKIDDTRCVGCRTCIAMCPYGCLVVGHHKTMLKCELCTENGGEPACVKNCPNRAIVFEERGAVSE from the coding sequence ATGAAACGAGTATATGTTAATGAAGAATGGTGCCTGGGCTGTCACCTGTGCGAATATCAGTGTGCTTTTGCAAACTCAGGCGAGGAGGATATGTTTAAGGCCTTTAACAGAAAAGAAAAGCCGCTGCCGCGTATCCGCGTTGAGGACGGCGTAGAGAACGGAGAGGAAATTCATTTCGCGGTTTCCTGCCGCCACTGCAAAACGCCCTACTGCGTCAAAGGCTGCATTACCGGCGCTCTGTCGATAGGGGAAGACGGCGTGATTAAAATCGACGATACACGCTGTGTGGGCTGCCGTACCTGTATTGCCATGTGCCCTTATGGCTGTCTGGTGGTCGGTCATCATAAAACCATGCTGAAATGTGAGCTGTGCACAGAAAACGGCGGCGAGCCCGCCTGTGTTAAAAACTGTCCAAACCGTGCCATTGTTTTTGAAGAAAGAGGTGCTGTCAGTGAATAA